The following are from one region of the Nicotiana tomentosiformis chromosome 7, ASM39032v3, whole genome shotgun sequence genome:
- the LOC138895211 gene encoding zinc finger BED domain-containing protein RICESLEEPER 2-like → MAHILNLIVQYGLKEIDASVIRLRNIVRYVRSSLGMTLKFKQCCAHVKVECTKTLCLDVPTRWNSTYFMLDTAKNFEKAFDKFHLFDDGFSTYLCSHLCEDGSSAGPFESDDWVNVRNVIAFLARFHELTKKISGSRYVTCNFHFEDVSELYCHLKMYLISEDEHLRKMAERMQEKFKKYWDEPEKMNKIIFIASVLDPRNKFEYVSLALEEHFGEEKGKKINAEVYAYMNSLFEEYLKKYSTGSCPQSPSSSTSSNNTSNISSGSVLTASLIRTKRHLKKQKEDNGCGGAKSELDKYISEEQEPFSEEFDILKLAHDVLAIPISRVASECAFSTGGRILDSFRSSLTPKCMQALVCVQYWLREEKNPISVEENWEYLEELEFDMENNGSTTSIV, encoded by the exons ATGGCTCATATACTAAATCTAATTGTGCAATATGGTTTGAAAGAAATTGATGCTTCTGTCATACGTCTTAGAAATATTGTGAGGTATGTGAGATCTTCGCTTGGAATGACCTTAAAGTTTAAACAGTGTTGTGCACATGTAAAGGTAGAATGTACCAAAACATTATGTTTGGATGTTCCtactaggtggaattccacctatTTTATGCTGGATACGGCAAAAAATTTTGAAAAGGCCTTTGACAAGTTTCATCTTTTTGATGATGGATTTTCTACTTATCTATGTTCTCATCTTTGTGAAGATGGTAGTAGTGCAGGTCCTTTTGAATCTGATGATTGGGTGAATGTGAGGAATGTGATAGCGTTTCTTGCAAGATTTCACGAGCTCACCAAAAAAATTTCAGGTTCACGTTATGTCACTTGTAATTTTCATTTTGAGGATGTATCTGAACTTTATTGTCATTTAAAAATGTATTTAATTAGTGAGGATGAGCATTTGAGAAAAATGGCTGAGCGGATGCAAGAAAAGTTCAAGAAGTATTGGGATGAGCCTgaaaaaatgaataaaataatttttattgctTCCGTCTTGGATCCACGTAACAAATTTGAATATGTTAGCCTTGCACTTGAAGAACATTTTGGGGAggaaaaagggaagaaaataaaTGCTGAGGTGTATGCTTATATGAATTCTTTATTTGAAGAGTATCTAAAAAAGTATTCAACTGGATCTTGTCCTCAATCTCCATCTAGTTCTACTTCATCTAATAACACATCTAATATATCTAGTGGGAGTGTTTTAACTGCATCATTAATAAGGACGAAGCGTCACTTGAAGAAACAAAAGGAAGACAATGGATGTGGGGGTGCTAAATCGGAGTTGGATAAATACATTAGTGAAGAACAAGAGCCTTTTAGTGAAGAATTTGATATTTTAA AGTTGGCTCATGATGTGTTGGCAATTCCAATTTCTAGGGTGGCGTCGGAATGTGCGTTTAGCACCGGTGGCCgtattcttgattcatttaggagttcattgactCCTAAATGTATGCAAGCTCTTGTTTGTGTTCAATATTGGCTTAGAGAAGAGAAGAATCCTATTAGTGTTGAAGAAAACTGGGAGTATCTTGAGGAACTCGAGTTTG ATATGGAAAATAATGGAAGCActactagcattgtttga